One segment of Bradyrhizobium sp. WD16 DNA contains the following:
- the smpB gene encoding SsrA-binding protein SmpB, with protein MAESKKRPIKVVAENRKARFNYAIEDTVEAGIALTGTEVKSIRSGKSTIAESYADPKGGEIWLVNANIPEYLQGNRFNHEPRRPRKLLLHKRQINKLIGAVEREGMTLIPLKLYFNEQGRAKLELALAKGKKLHDKRETERKRDWGREKGRLMRARG; from the coding sequence ATGGCAGAAAGCAAAAAGCGGCCCATCAAGGTGGTGGCCGAGAACCGCAAGGCGCGGTTCAATTATGCGATCGAGGATACGGTCGAGGCCGGGATCGCACTGACCGGCACCGAGGTGAAGTCGATCCGCAGCGGCAAGAGCACGATTGCCGAGTCTTACGCCGATCCCAAGGGTGGCGAGATCTGGCTGGTGAATGCCAACATCCCGGAATATCTCCAGGGCAACCGCTTCAACCACGAGCCGCGGCGGCCGCGCAAGCTGCTGCTGCACAAGCGCCAGATCAACAAGCTGATCGGCGCCGTGGAGCGGGAGGGCATGACGCTGATCCCGCTCAAGCTCTATTTCAACGAGCAGGGCAGGGCGAAGCTCGAACTCGCCCTGGCCAAGGGCAAGAAGCTCCATGACAAGCGAGAGACCGAGCGCAAGCGCGACTGGGGCCGCGAAAAGGGCCGGCTGATGCGGGCCAGGGGGTGA
- the rpoZ gene encoding DNA-directed RNA polymerase subunit omega, producing MARVTVEDCIDKVNNRFDLVLLAAHRARMISSGSQLTIDRDNDKNPVVALREIADQTISPEDLREELVHSLQKFVEVDEPEPDSVPLIGSAGASIDADDTEVAVERMTEEELLKGLEGLAPPEEQPEEEE from the coding sequence ATGGCCCGCGTCACCGTGGAAGACTGCATTGACAAGGTGAACAACCGGTTCGACCTGGTCCTGCTTGCGGCGCATCGCGCCCGGATGATCTCCTCCGGCTCGCAACTGACGATCGATCGCGACAACGACAAGAACCCGGTCGTGGCGCTGCGCGAGATCGCCGACCAGACGATTTCACCCGAGGATCTGCGCGAGGAACTGGTTCATTCGCTGCAGAAGTTCGTCGAGGTCGACGAGCCCGAACCCGATTCCGTGCCGCTGATCGGCTCGGCCGGCGCCAGCATCGACGCCGACGATACCGAGGTCGCCGTCGAGCGCATGACGGAGGAAGAGCTGCTGAAGGGGCTCGAAGGGCTGGCTCCGCCCGAGGAGCAGCCCGAGGAAGAGGAATAA
- a CDS encoding transglycosylase SLT domain-containing protein, with product MTQPARASATPRTLPPGAPSRAPAAKLARLVPSLLPSVALATLLAIGAHPTAATAVPLPKPRPPSQATQPRSSQAQTSPSAVKPAAKAMLATAVAPSAAVTTPAQSAQHAVPRKRQAPLAMSSSSSTPQADAAALEQVIEQIRENKNPAGASQVAAGIGDPVARKLAEWIILRSDNNGASMERYRAFIAANPSWPSMTLLRRRAEAALWDDRRDDATVLGYFGDDEPTSGKGRLVLARALLNRGDRRNAEHLVREAWRSDPMTSDTEAAALNQFGAMISAGDHKARMDYFLYANDAEISLRAANRLGAGYVAFAKARLAANRKASNANALLAAVPHELHSDPGFIFSRIQELRREEKFGEAAQLMLAAPRDPARLINLDEWWVERRLLARKLLDDGDYRTAYAIARDAATPTRDIYKTEHQFTAGWIALRFLNDPATAAAHFARIGVGSSNPTALARAGYWQGRAAEAMGRGQEARAAYQSAAAHSTSYYGQLARARLGLPQLGLREAPGRGRGSDRLEVVRAVELLYALDEGEIAVPVLAEMGEKADDPEALAALCELAQRNHDARGMLLVGKAALNRGMPFDHYAYPVSGIPAYKTIGPEVERSVVFAIARQESAFNPRVVSSANAMGLLQVTPAAGRYVTKKYGEAFDQKRLLSDPAYNASVGAGELGGLIEDYRGSYILTFAGYNAGRGSVRKWLDRYGDPRDPKVDAVDWVERIPFSETRNYVQRVMENLQVYRARFGGGARLQIEADLRRGSVVE from the coding sequence GTGACGCAGCCGGCCCGCGCATCCGCCACACCCCGCACCCTGCCCCCCGGCGCCCCGTCCCGGGCGCCCGCGGCCAAGCTGGCGCGCCTTGTCCCGTCCCTTCTCCCGTCCGTTGCCCTCGCCACCCTGCTCGCCATCGGCGCCCATCCGACCGCAGCGACCGCGGTGCCGCTCCCCAAGCCGCGTCCGCCCAGCCAGGCCACCCAGCCTCGAAGCTCCCAGGCTCAGACCTCGCCGTCCGCGGTCAAGCCCGCGGCCAAGGCCATGCTCGCCACCGCCGTGGCGCCCTCCGCAGCGGTGACGACGCCGGCCCAATCCGCCCAGCACGCGGTGCCACGCAAGCGCCAGGCGCCGCTGGCGATGTCCTCGAGTTCATCGACGCCGCAGGCCGACGCGGCGGCGCTCGAGCAGGTCATCGAGCAGATTCGCGAGAACAAGAACCCGGCCGGCGCCAGCCAGGTGGCCGCTGGCATCGGCGATCCGGTGGCGCGCAAGCTCGCCGAATGGATCATCCTGCGCAGCGACAACAACGGCGCCTCGATGGAACGCTACCGCGCCTTCATCGCCGCCAATCCGAGCTGGCCGAGCATGACGCTGCTGCGGCGTCGCGCCGAAGCGGCGCTGTGGGACGACCGCCGCGACGACGCGACCGTCCTCGGTTATTTCGGCGACGATGAGCCGACGTCCGGCAAGGGCCGGCTGGTGCTGGCGCGGGCGCTGCTCAATCGCGGCGATCGCCGCAATGCCGAGCACCTGGTTCGCGAAGCCTGGCGCTCCGATCCGATGACCTCCGATACCGAGGCGGCGGCGCTCAATCAGTTCGGCGCGATGATCAGCGCCGGCGACCACAAGGCCCGGATGGATTATTTCCTCTACGCCAACGACGCCGAGATATCGCTCCGCGCAGCGAACCGGCTCGGCGCGGGCTATGTCGCCTTCGCCAAGGCCCGCCTTGCCGCAAACCGCAAGGCATCGAACGCCAACGCCCTGCTCGCCGCCGTGCCGCACGAGTTGCACAGCGACCCCGGCTTCATCTTCAGCCGCATCCAGGAGTTGCGGCGCGAGGAGAAGTTCGGCGAAGCCGCACAGCTCATGCTGGCGGCGCCGCGCGATCCCGCGCGGCTGATCAATCTCGACGAATGGTGGGTGGAGCGTCGCCTGCTGGCGCGCAAGCTGCTCGATGATGGCGACTACCGCACCGCCTACGCGATTGCCCGCGATGCCGCCACCCCGACGCGGGACATCTACAAGACCGAGCATCAATTCACCGCCGGCTGGATCGCGCTGCGCTTCCTCAACGACCCGGCGACGGCCGCGGCGCATTTCGCCCGCATCGGGGTGGGCAGCAGCAATCCGACGGCGCTCGCCCGGGCCGGCTACTGGCAGGGCCGCGCCGCCGAGGCCATGGGACGCGGCCAGGAGGCGCGCGCCGCCTATCAGTCGGCGGCGGCGCATTCGACGAGCTATTACGGCCAGCTCGCCCGGGCGCGACTCGGGCTGCCGCAACTGGGGCTGCGCGAAGCGCCCGGCCGTGGCCGCGGCAGCGACCGGCTCGAGGTCGTGCGCGCCGTCGAACTGCTCTACGCGCTCGACGAGGGCGAGATCGCCGTTCCGGTCCTCGCCGAAATGGGCGAGAAGGCCGACGATCCGGAGGCGCTTGCCGCATTGTGCGAACTCGCCCAGCGCAATCACGACGCGCGCGGCATGCTGCTGGTCGGCAAGGCGGCGCTCAACCGCGGCATGCCCTTTGACCACTACGCCTATCCGGTCTCGGGCATCCCAGCCTACAAGACCATCGGCCCAGAGGTCGAACGCAGCGTCGTCTTCGCCATCGCCCGGCAGGAGAGCGCCTTCAATCCGCGCGTGGTGTCGAGCGCCAACGCCATGGGCCTGTTGCAGGTGACGCCGGCCGCGGGCCGTTATGTCACCAAGAAATACGGCGAGGCATTCGACCAGAAGCGGCTGCTCAGTGATCCGGCCTACAACGCTTCCGTCGGCGCCGGCGAACTCGGCGGGCTGATCGAGGATTATCGCGGCTCGTATATCCTGACCTTCGCCGGCTACAATGCCGGGCGCGGCAGCGTGAGGAAGTGGCTCGACCGCTACGGCGATCCGCGCGATCCCAAGGTCGATGCGGTCGACTGGGTCGAGCGCATTCCGTTCTCCGAAACCCGCAATTACGTCCAGCGCGTCATGGAGAATCTCCAGGTCTACCGCGCCCGCTTCGGCGGCGGCGCACGGTTGCAGATCGAGGCCGATTTGCGCCGCGGCTCGGTCGTGGAGTAA
- a CDS encoding uracil-DNA glycosylase, whose translation MRRSPRQAADSAISSAAGVASPSSPDRNCPLCPRLAEFRNAARQREPSWFNSPVQSFGDAGASLLIVGLAPGLQGANRTGRPFTGDYAGDLLYQTLIDYGFAKGVYRARPDDGLRLIDCRITNAVRCVPPQNKPLPVEINTCRRFLTATREEMPKLRTVVMLGRIAHDSTLKALGRRAAEAPFSHGAEHVHGELRLYDSYHCSRYNTNTRVLTPDMFRAVFARVRQYLGPPPKAAAQSQC comes from the coding sequence ATGCGCCGGAGCCCGCGCCAAGCCGCGGACTCCGCAATTTCATCCGCCGCCGGCGTGGCCAGTCCCAGCAGTCCGGACCGGAATTGCCCGCTTTGCCCGCGCCTTGCCGAGTTCCGAAATGCGGCGCGACAGCGTGAACCCTCATGGTTCAATTCGCCGGTGCAGTCCTTCGGCGATGCTGGGGCGTCCTTGCTGATCGTCGGCTTGGCGCCGGGGCTGCAGGGCGCCAACCGCACCGGGCGGCCCTTCACCGGCGACTACGCCGGCGACCTGCTCTACCAGACGCTGATCGACTACGGCTTCGCCAAGGGCGTTTATCGGGCCCGGCCCGACGACGGCCTGCGACTGATCGATTGCCGGATCACCAATGCGGTACGCTGCGTGCCGCCGCAGAACAAGCCGCTGCCCGTCGAGATCAACACCTGTCGCCGCTTCCTGACGGCGACGCGCGAGGAAATGCCGAAACTGCGCACGGTCGTGATGCTCGGCCGCATCGCCCACGACTCGACGCTGAAGGCGCTCGGACGACGCGCCGCCGAGGCGCCGTTCAGCCATGGAGCCGAACACGTCCACGGCGAATTGCGGCTGTACGACAGCTATCACTGCTCGCGCTACAATACCAATACGAGGGTGCTGACGCCCGACATGTTCCGCGCCGTCTTCGCGCGGGTGCGCCAGTATCTCGGGCCGCCGCCGAAAGCCGCGGCGCAAAGCCAATGTTAG
- the dapA gene encoding 4-hydroxy-tetrahydrodipicolinate synthase, with product MATKTNFRGSFTALVTPFKNGAVDEEGFRSFVNWQIEEGTHGLVPVGTTGESPTLSHDEHKRVVECCIAEAKGRVPVIAGAGSNSTKEAVELARHADAAGADAVLVVTPYYNKPTQEGLYQHFKAINDAIGIPILIYNIPPRSVIDMSVDTMKRLFELKNIAGVKDATASMVRVSQQRAALGEDFNQLSGEDATALGFNAHGGHGCISVTSNVAPRLCSEFQTACLRGDYAAALAVHDKLMPLHVNLFIESNPSPIKYALSLISKMSDHVRLPLVTVSEQTKAAVRSAMIHAGLLN from the coding sequence ATGGCAACCAAGACGAATTTCCGGGGGTCCTTCACCGCCTTGGTCACGCCCTTCAAAAACGGCGCGGTGGACGAGGAGGGCTTCCGCAGCTTCGTGAACTGGCAGATCGAGGAGGGCACTCACGGGCTGGTGCCGGTCGGCACCACCGGCGAGAGCCCGACGCTGTCCCATGACGAGCACAAGCGCGTCGTCGAATGCTGTATCGCCGAGGCCAAGGGCCGCGTGCCGGTGATCGCCGGCGCCGGGTCCAACTCGACCAAGGAGGCGGTGGAACTCGCGCGGCATGCCGATGCGGCCGGCGCCGACGCGGTATTGGTGGTGACGCCATACTACAACAAGCCGACCCAGGAAGGCCTGTATCAGCACTTCAAGGCGATCAACGACGCCATCGGTATCCCGATCCTGATCTATAACATTCCGCCGCGCTCGGTGATCGACATGAGCGTCGACACCATGAAGCGGTTGTTCGAGCTGAAGAACATCGCCGGGGTCAAGGACGCCACCGCCAGCATGGTGCGGGTATCGCAGCAGCGCGCTGCGCTCGGCGAGGACTTCAACCAGCTCTCCGGCGAGGACGCCACCGCGCTGGGCTTCAACGCCCATGGCGGCCATGGTTGCATCTCGGTGACCTCGAACGTCGCGCCGCGGTTGTGCTCGGAATTCCAGACAGCCTGCCTGCGCGGCGACTACGCCGCCGCGCTCGCGGTCCACGACAAGCTGATGCCGCTGCACGTCAACCTGTTCATCGAGAGCAATCCCTCGCCGATCAAATACGCGCTGTCGCTGATCAGCAAGATGAGCGATCATGTGCGGCTGCCGCTGGTCACGGTCTCCGAGCAGACCAAGGCGGCGGTGCGCAGCGCGATGATCCATGCCGGGCTGCTGAACTAA
- a CDS encoding NYN domain-containing protein, which produces MPSAAANKIALFIDGANLYATAKTLGFDIDYKRLLREFQSRGNLVRAFYYTAIIEDQEYSSIRPLIDWLDYNGYTVVTKATKEFVDQTGRRKVKGNMDIELAVDAMELAEHIDQMVLFSGDGDFRSLVEAVQRRGVRVTVVSTIASQPPMIADELRRQADVFTDLVELQPKLGRDPSERPAPRDREHREPRHTPQFLQRSTSTIAPRGDEEDFED; this is translated from the coding sequence ATGCCTTCTGCTGCTGCCAACAAGATTGCGCTCTTTATTGACGGCGCCAACCTCTATGCGACCGCCAAGACCCTCGGTTTCGACATCGATTACAAGCGCCTGCTGCGCGAGTTTCAGTCCCGTGGCAATCTGGTCCGCGCCTTCTACTACACTGCCATCATCGAGGATCAGGAATACTCCTCGATCCGCCCGCTGATCGACTGGCTCGACTACAACGGCTACACGGTGGTGACCAAGGCCACCAAGGAGTTCGTCGATCAGACCGGACGCCGCAAGGTCAAGGGCAACATGGACATCGAGCTCGCGGTCGATGCCATGGAACTCGCCGAGCACATCGACCAGATGGTGCTGTTCTCCGGCGACGGTGATTTCCGCTCGCTGGTCGAGGCGGTGCAGCGCCGGGGCGTGCGTGTCACAGTGGTCTCCACCATCGCCAGCCAGCCGCCGATGATCGCCGACGAGTTGCGCCGGCAGGCGGATGTGTTTACCGATCTGGTGGAACTGCAGCCGAAGCTCGGCCGCGACCCCTCGGAGCGGCCGGCGCCGCGGGACCGGGAGCATCGCGAGCCACGGCATACGCCGCAGTTCCTGCAGCGAAGCACGAGCACGATTGCGCCCAGAGGCGATGAGGAAGATTTCGAAGACTGA
- a CDS encoding tetratricopeptide repeat protein has translation MATLAETFRQAYAAFQRGDLATAERGFRQVLRKEPKNLGALNLLAVLLTAAQRLEEAEKYFVAALRLDAGSDATFYNYGLVLKSLGRLDEALERFSQALALNPRNGEGWNNRGAVLTLLKAHGRAIADFDQALALDPKDAVAIFNKGKALAELKRHDEARAAYDAALALRPDMAEAWYGLGVLESGLKRHAAAVAAFARAYALNPALPFLKGSLAHQKMLICDWNGIAELIAEIEADLAAGRPSAEPFGWQGVATSPSSLQRCAELFSRQLYPPNFAALPRPAPGPRLRIGYVSGEFREQATSLLMVGVLERHDRDRFEIVAFDNGWDDGSAPRRRIAAAVDRIVPIRELSDVEATAAIREAGIEVLVDLNGYFGEARTRVFARRAAPVQVDYLGFPGTLGASYMDYIIADGEVLPVEDHRFFAEKVVTLPHCYQPNDRQRPIATGEVTRRSCGLPERGFVFCCFNNSYKITPEIFAAWLRILGEIEHSVLWLIEDCTEATANLRRAAEAAGIAAARIVFAGRVPPAEHLARHRCADLFLDTLPYNAHTTASDALWAGLPLLTCRGSTFAGRVAASLLKAIDLPDLVTTSLADYEATAVALARDPARLLGLRERLADNRRSTPLFDTATTTRALEAAYTVMIERHRAGLSPAAFAVPA, from the coding sequence ATGGCCACGCTCGCCGAGACCTTCCGTCAGGCCTATGCCGCATTCCAGCGCGGCGACCTCGCCACCGCCGAGCGCGGGTTTCGACAGGTGCTGCGCAAGGAGCCGAAGAACCTCGGCGCGCTCAATCTGCTTGCCGTGCTCCTCACCGCCGCCCAGCGCTTGGAGGAAGCCGAGAAGTATTTCGTCGCGGCCCTGCGTCTCGACGCCGGATCGGACGCCACCTTCTACAATTACGGTCTCGTGCTGAAATCGCTGGGGCGTCTCGACGAGGCGCTGGAGCGCTTTTCCCAGGCGCTCGCGCTCAATCCGCGCAACGGCGAGGGCTGGAACAACCGCGGCGCCGTGCTCACCCTTCTCAAAGCCCATGGCCGGGCGATCGCCGACTTCGACCAGGCCCTGGCGCTCGACCCGAAGGACGCCGTTGCGATCTTCAACAAAGGCAAGGCGCTGGCAGAACTCAAGCGTCACGACGAGGCCCGCGCCGCCTATGACGCCGCGCTCGCGCTGCGGCCCGACATGGCCGAGGCCTGGTACGGACTGGGGGTGCTCGAATCCGGTCTCAAGCGCCACGCCGCCGCTGTCGCCGCCTTCGCGCGCGCCTATGCGCTCAATCCCGCGCTGCCGTTTCTCAAGGGCAGCCTGGCCCACCAGAAGATGCTGATCTGCGACTGGAACGGCATTGCGGAGCTGATCGCCGAGATCGAGGCCGATCTCGCTGCCGGCCGGCCCTCCGCCGAACCCTTCGGCTGGCAAGGCGTCGCCACCTCCCCGTCGAGCCTGCAGCGCTGCGCCGAGCTGTTCAGCCGTCAGCTCTATCCGCCGAATTTCGCAGCGTTGCCGCGTCCTGCTCCGGGACCGCGCCTGCGCATCGGCTATGTCTCGGGCGAATTCCGCGAGCAGGCCACCTCGCTGCTCATGGTCGGTGTCCTCGAACGGCATGACCGCGACAGATTCGAGATCGTCGCCTTCGACAACGGCTGGGACGACGGCAGCGCGCCCCGCCGGCGCATCGCCGCCGCGGTCGATCGCATCGTGCCGATCCGCGAGTTGAGCGACGTCGAAGCGACGGCAGCGATCCGCGAGGCCGGCATCGAGGTCCTGGTCGACCTCAACGGCTATTTCGGCGAGGCCCGCACCCGCGTCTTCGCCCGCCGCGCCGCGCCGGTGCAGGTCGACTATCTCGGCTTTCCGGGCACGCTGGGCGCGAGCTACATGGATTACATCATCGCCGACGGCGAAGTGCTCCCCGTCGAGGATCACCGCTTCTTCGCCGAGAAGGTCGTCACCCTGCCGCACTGCTATCAGCCCAATGACCGGCAACGTCCGATCGCGACCGGCGAGGTGACGCGCCGCAGCTGCGGTCTTCCGGAGCGCGGCTTCGTGTTCTGCTGCTTCAACAACAGCTACAAGATCACGCCCGAGATCTTCGCGGCGTGGCTGCGCATTCTCGGCGAGATCGAGCATAGCGTGCTGTGGCTGATCGAGGACTGCACGGAGGCCACCGCCAACCTGCGCCGCGCCGCCGAGGCCGCGGGCATCGCCGCGGCCCGCATCGTCTTTGCCGGCCGCGTGCCACCCGCCGAGCATCTCGCCCGTCACCGCTGCGCCGACCTGTTTCTCGACACCCTGCCCTACAACGCCCACACCACCGCCAGCGACGCATTATGGGCGGGCCTGCCGCTCCTGACCTGCCGCGGCTCGACCTTCGCCGGCCGCGTCGCCGCGAGCCTCCTCAAAGCCATCGACCTGCCCGACCTGGTGACGACGAGCCTCGCCGATTATGAGGCAACGGCGGTAGCCCTGGCGCGCGATCCGGCGCGGCTCCTTGGCCTGCGCGAGCGGCTCGCCGATAACCGCCGCTCCACGCCGCTGTTCGACACCGCGACCACCACCCGGGCTCTCGAAGCGGCCTACACCGTCATGATCGAGCGTCATCGCGCCGGGCTGTCGCCGGCGGCGTTCGCCGTCCCGGCTTGA
- the mscL gene encoding large conductance mechanosensitive channel protein MscL, producing MLKEFRDFAMRGNVVDLAVGVVIGAAFGAIVNSLVGDVIMPIIGAVTGGLDFSNYFTPLSAKVTASNLVDAKKQGAVLAWGNFLTLLLNFVIIAFVLFLAIRAMNQFKRKDSVEPAAPPKPTREEELLVEIRDLLKQRA from the coding sequence ATGCTCAAGGAGTTTCGCGATTTCGCGATGCGCGGCAACGTCGTCGACCTCGCCGTCGGCGTCGTCATCGGCGCGGCCTTCGGTGCGATCGTCAATTCGCTGGTCGGCGATGTCATCATGCCGATCATCGGTGCGGTTACCGGCGGTCTCGACTTCTCGAACTACTTCACGCCGCTCTCGGCCAAGGTGACGGCCAGCAACCTGGTTGACGCCAAGAAACAGGGGGCGGTGCTGGCGTGGGGCAATTTCCTCACCCTCTTGCTCAATTTCGTGATCATCGCCTTCGTGCTGTTCCTGGCGATCCGCGCCATGAACCAGTTCAAGCGCAAGGACAGCGTGGAACCGGCCGCGCCGCCGAAACCGACGCGGGAAGAGGAATTACTCGTCGAGATCCGCGATCTGCTGAAACAGAGGGCGTGA
- a CDS encoding alpha/beta fold hydrolase produces MSAQIHDVFFRSADGLRLHARDIAPASEGASGALPVLCLPGLTRTSADFDTLMLALANDETAPRRVVAVDYRGRGLSDFDPDIAHYSVPVEMADVLALASELGIGRAIVVGTSRGGLIALALAAAGSPLLAGVVLNDVGPVIERAGLMRIKGSVGERPVPSSWEDAAQDLKRLFGCDFPALTDAAWRNWARRAWREQDGMLRQTYDPALAQTLAALNADTPLPPAWDAFDALAASPLMLVHGALSDLLSRDTIEAMQSRRPDLEVFEVADQGHAPLLDDEATITRIKAFCARCDRAA; encoded by the coding sequence ATGTCCGCCCAGATTCACGATGTCTTCTTCAGGTCGGCCGACGGGCTGCGGCTGCATGCCCGCGATATCGCGCCCGCGAGCGAAGGCGCCAGCGGCGCGCTGCCGGTGCTGTGCCTGCCCGGGCTGACCCGCACGTCCGCCGATTTCGACACCTTGATGCTGGCTCTCGCCAACGACGAGACGGCGCCACGCCGGGTCGTGGCGGTGGATTATCGCGGCCGCGGCCTGTCCGACTTCGACCCCGACATCGCCCATTACAGCGTACCGGTGGAGATGGCGGACGTGCTGGCGCTCGCCAGCGAACTCGGGATCGGCCGCGCCATCGTGGTCGGCACCTCGCGCGGCGGGCTGATCGCCCTGGCGCTGGCGGCCGCAGGCTCGCCCCTGCTCGCCGGCGTCGTCCTCAACGATGTCGGGCCGGTGATCGAACGCGCCGGGCTGATGCGGATCAAGGGCTCTGTCGGCGAACGGCCGGTGCCGTCGTCCTGGGAGGATGCCGCCCAGGATCTCAAGCGCCTTTTCGGATGCGACTTCCCCGCCCTGACCGACGCCGCCTGGCGCAACTGGGCGCGCCGCGCCTGGCGCGAACAGGACGGCATGTTGCGCCAGACCTATGACCCGGCCCTGGCGCAGACACTGGCCGCGCTGAACGCGGACACGCCATTGCCGCCGGCCTGGGACGCCTTCGATGCGCTTGCCGCTTCGCCGCTGATGCTGGTGCACGGCGCGCTCTCGGACCTGCTCAGCCGCGACACCATCGAGGCAATGCAGAGCCGGCGGCCCGATCTCGAGGTTTTCGAGGTCGCCGACCAGGGGCATGCGCCGCTGCTCGACGATGAGGCGACCATCACCCGCATCAAGGCGTTCTGCGCCCGCTGCGACCGCGCCGCCTGA